Proteins encoded within one genomic window of Candidatus Limnocylindrales bacterium:
- a CDS encoding alpha/beta fold hydrolase — protein MATFLLLHGSWHGAWCWHKIVPRLESEGHRAIAIDLPGRGRAPAPAPLVGLGAMVRACERALPAGAKTTVVVHSRYGIVASALAERAPERIERTIYLASFLLASGKRVLDYVPDHDSMMPANVVVSRLAMWDWLKPSAYREALYADCTDDDVALASSLLVREPVRPALSRLRLTDDRYGRVPRAYIRLTDDRAVSPALQDRLLGETEVERVESLAAGHSAYFSQPDLLTKTILRLAGS, from the coding sequence ATGGCAACATTTCTGCTTCTTCACGGAAGCTGGCACGGCGCATGGTGCTGGCACAAGATCGTTCCCCGACTCGAGTCCGAAGGCCATCGCGCGATTGCCATCGACCTGCCCGGACGCGGACGCGCACCGGCGCCAGCGCCGCTGGTCGGCCTCGGCGCGATGGTGCGCGCGTGCGAGCGCGCGCTTCCGGCCGGCGCAAAGACTACCGTCGTCGTGCACAGCCGTTACGGAATCGTCGCGTCGGCGCTCGCCGAACGCGCGCCCGAGCGGATCGAGCGCACGATCTATCTTGCGTCGTTCCTGCTCGCGTCGGGAAAGCGCGTGCTGGACTACGTCCCCGATCACGACTCGATGATGCCGGCCAACGTCGTCGTGAGCCGGCTCGCGATGTGGGACTGGCTGAAACCGAGCGCGTATCGCGAGGCACTCTACGCCGACTGCACGGACGACGATGTCGCGCTTGCGTCGAGCCTGCTCGTGCGCGAGCCCGTGCGGCCTGCGCTTTCACGCCTGCGTCTGACCGACGACCGGTACGGCCGCGTACCGAGGGCGTATATCCGGCTTACCGACGATCGTGCGGTTTCCCCCGCACTGCAGGACCGGCTTCTCGGCGAAACGGAGGTCGAGCGCGTGGAATCGCTGGCGGCCGGACATTCGGCCTACTTCTCGCAGCCGGATCTGCTTACGAAAACGATCCTTCGACTCGCAGGTTCGTAG
- a CDS encoding thrombospondin type 3 repeat-containing protein has translation MSLRNSRPAGLLVMAVLLVAGLSQADEATVPRRKMLRAEVARLRGEVARLSTAVEFLQRGSDQSAPGGVIYPGHSLCEDPCATDSDGDGIGDCTDSCPCDPDTADSDGDGWADCADPCPDDLQNACLDPCNNDSDGDGAGDCIDPCPWDPAAAVDSDGDGTADCQDPCPNDIANACTDWCQTDQDGDGIPDCKDDCPWAVPVPGETYPDHCWPVPVAAP, from the coding sequence ATGTCATTACGCAATTCTCGTCCGGCTGGTCTTCTGGTGATGGCAGTTCTGCTCGTGGCCGGCCTGTCGCAGGCCGACGAAGCCACCGTACCGAGGCGAAAGATGCTGCGCGCCGAGGTCGCACGTCTTCGCGGCGAAGTCGCGCGACTGTCGACGGCCGTCGAGTTCCTGCAGCGCGGCTCGGATCAGTCTGCGCCGGGTGGAGTGATCTATCCGGGCCATTCTCTCTGCGAAGATCCCTGCGCAACCGATTCGGACGGCGACGGGATTGGAGACTGCACGGATTCATGTCCATGCGATCCCGATACCGCCGACTCCGACGGCGACGGCTGGGCGGACTGCGCCGATCCTTGTCCCGACGATCTCCAGAACGCCTGCCTCGATCCGTGCAACAACGATTCGGATGGAGACGGCGCGGGTGACTGCATCGATCCGTGTCCATGGGACCCGGCTGCCGCCGTCGACAGCGATGGAGACGGCACCGCCGATTGCCAGGACCCGTGTCCCAACGACATTGCGAATGCGTGCACGGACTGGTGTCAGACCGATCAGGACGGTGACGGTATTCCCGACTGCAAGGACGATTGCCCGTGGGCGGTTCCGGTTCCGGGCGAAACCTATCCCGACCACTGCTGGCCGGTGCCTGTGGCCGCGCCCTGA
- a CDS encoding methylated-DNA--[protein]-cysteine S-methyltransferase yields MNASETATAVESDPRWAAVLARDAASDGRFYYSVRTTGVYCRPSCGARPPRPGNVAFHRSTAEAEAAGFRPCRRCRPCDPPLAERNAALVAELCRMIECEDHAPSLEELARRASMSESHVHRLFKSVTGITPKAYASAHRAARVRRELRTSPTVTDAIYESGYNSNGRFYERSDELLGMTPTRFRAGGDRTEIRFAIGQCSLGAILVAATSIGVCAILLGDDPEELAHDLERRFPKATIIGADADFERLVATVVGHVEHPRPSSWCARSPGEGSHGLHDLPRQSDELPLDIRGTVFQQRVWQALRGIPAGSTATYAEIARAIGAPKAARAVAQACAANSIAVAIPCHRVVRLDGSLSGYRWGVERKRRLLERESRAES; encoded by the coding sequence ATGAACGCCAGCGAAACAGCTACCGCCGTCGAGTCGGATCCGCGTTGGGCCGCCGTGCTCGCGCGCGATGCCGCGTCCGACGGCCGCTTTTATTACTCGGTGCGAACCACCGGCGTGTATTGCCGTCCGTCATGCGGCGCGCGGCCGCCGCGACCCGGCAACGTCGCGTTTCACCGAAGCACTGCGGAGGCCGAGGCCGCGGGCTTTCGGCCCTGCAGGCGATGCCGGCCGTGCGATCCGCCGCTCGCCGAGCGCAACGCTGCCCTCGTTGCCGAGCTCTGCCGCATGATCGAATGCGAAGACCACGCACCGTCGCTCGAAGAGCTTGCACGCCGCGCGTCGATGAGCGAGTCGCACGTACACCGGCTCTTCAAGTCGGTTACGGGAATTACGCCGAAAGCGTACGCGAGCGCGCATCGCGCCGCGCGCGTTCGACGCGAGCTGCGCACTTCACCGACGGTAACCGATGCCATCTACGAATCGGGTTACAACTCGAACGGCCGATTCTACGAACGCTCGGACGAGCTTCTCGGCATGACGCCGACCCGCTTTCGCGCCGGCGGCGACCGCACCGAGATCCGGTTCGCGATCGGGCAGTGTTCTCTTGGTGCGATTCTCGTGGCGGCAACGAGCATCGGCGTGTGCGCGATACTCCTCGGCGACGATCCGGAAGAGCTGGCGCACGATCTCGAGCGGCGTTTTCCAAAAGCGACGATCATCGGCGCCGATGCGGACTTCGAGCGGCTCGTGGCCACGGTGGTCGGCCACGTCGAGCATCCGCGGCCTTCGAGCTGGTGCGCGCGATCGCCGGGCGAGGGTTCGCATGGACTGCACGACCTGCCGCGCCAATCCGACGAGCTGCCCCTGGATATCCGCGGGACCGTCTTCCAGCAGCGCGTCTGGCAGGCGCTGCGCGGGATTCCAGCCGGATCGACGGCGACGTATGCCGAGATCGCGCGCGCGATCGGCGCACCGAAAGCCGCGCGCGCCGTCGCACAGGCGTGCGCAGCGAACTCAATCGCAGTGGCCATTCCGTGTCATCGCGTGGTCCGGCTCGACGGTTCGTTGTCGGGCTATCGCTGGGGCGTCGAGCGCAAGCGCCGACTGCTCGAGCGCGAGTCTCGAGCCGAATCGTGA
- a CDS encoding 2OG-Fe(II) oxygenase: MKAASGRAPASESLAARVAAVPWASVAADLDSQGHSILRRLLDVEETAHLADMYRASELFRSRVVMERHGYGRGEYQYFAYPLPELVAGLRELLYARLAAIATAWSAARGRAPFPDDHRDYVARCHAAGQARPTPLLLRYGAGDYNRLHQDLYGDEVFPLQVTILLSKPEIDFTGGEFVMTEQRARMQSRPMVVPLDQGDAVVFAVRDRPVQGARGLSTAVLRHGVSVVRSGGRLTAGIIFHDAR, from the coding sequence GTGAAGGCCGCATCCGGCCGTGCTCCCGCGAGCGAATCGCTCGCCGCGCGAGTTGCGGCGGTGCCGTGGGCGAGCGTCGCCGCCGACCTCGACTCGCAAGGACACTCGATTCTGCGGCGATTGCTCGACGTCGAAGAGACCGCGCACCTCGCGGACATGTATCGGGCAAGCGAGTTGTTCCGCAGTCGCGTCGTCATGGAGCGGCACGGCTACGGACGCGGCGAGTACCAGTACTTCGCGTATCCGCTTCCGGAGCTCGTGGCCGGTCTTCGCGAGCTGCTGTACGCGCGGCTTGCTGCGATCGCGACCGCATGGAGCGCGGCCAGAGGCCGCGCTCCGTTTCCTGACGACCATCGGGACTACGTCGCCCGCTGTCATGCGGCCGGGCAGGCAAGGCCGACTCCGCTGCTGCTGCGATACGGCGCAGGCGACTACAACCGCCTGCACCAGGATCTTTACGGTGACGAGGTGTTTCCGCTGCAGGTCACGATCCTGCTGTCGAAGCCGGAGATCGATTTTACCGGCGGCGAGTTCGTCATGACCGAGCAGCGCGCCCGCATGCAGTCGCGGCCGATGGTCGTTCCTCTGGATCAGGGCGATGCCGTCGTGTTCGCGGTGCGCGATCGTCCGGTGCAGGGAGCGCGCGGCCTTTCCACTGCGGTGCTTCGCCACGGCGTCAGCGTGGTGCGCAGCGGCGGACGGCTGACCGCGGGCATCATCTTTCACGACGCGCGCTGA